In Chengkuizengella sediminis, one DNA window encodes the following:
- a CDS encoding YcdB/YcdC domain-containing protein: MNKQELKIKAVQVAEITNNYELEVEDYSEKNGKERAFFSWRNSKVNDCISIELDDKGSLISISREMNNRIDHRVQMEKEQLKKIALDFAKDHYPEVIHLFELNEIIKKSDYLLRFTFIQKELQIALPYSGFYVDITNKGDIVKFHYYGIAENIIKPSGMIIKENAKEIYLNDLKMNLLITNLSHDKYENGDHLPHLVFEPQFNIFSLPADPKIQEVNQDYDENLSGSNLDLVNLSIPVERESGIEELIGLDYSAFKKIREVDLGSTLGTVWRMEKDTPVVSGHDISSFFQKRNENTIKIIKDKKTGKIKNIFSFMNKKGSLKLNKDHCYEIALQFLFKLYPQASEYFGTLLSKNENSKHGFMFHFKMTHEGIPIRSGNVELSVNQSTGTVDHYMGPDLDPEQVISVNKLPTITSLQAKEIVELEFDVELQWEREIKKDEHYYQLVYKPVFPALSGELAFIDSHSGECILKK; encoded by the coding sequence ATGAATAAACAAGAATTGAAAATTAAAGCTGTTCAAGTTGCAGAGATTACTAACAATTATGAGCTTGAAGTTGAAGACTATAGTGAGAAGAATGGTAAAGAGAGGGCATTTTTTTCTTGGAGAAATAGTAAAGTGAATGATTGCATAAGTATCGAGTTAGATGATAAGGGTTCTTTGATTTCTATCTCAAGAGAAATGAATAATAGAATAGATCATAGAGTTCAAATGGAAAAAGAACAATTAAAGAAGATCGCACTAGATTTTGCCAAAGATCATTATCCAGAAGTTATTCATTTATTTGAATTGAATGAAATTATAAAGAAAAGTGATTATCTGCTAAGGTTTACCTTTATTCAGAAAGAATTACAAATTGCTCTACCATATTCAGGGTTTTATGTTGATATAACTAATAAAGGAGATATCGTTAAATTTCATTACTATGGAATAGCCGAGAATATTATTAAACCAAGTGGGATGATAATAAAGGAAAATGCGAAAGAAATTTATTTAAATGATTTGAAAATGAATTTGTTAATTACAAATCTTAGTCATGATAAATATGAAAATGGAGATCATCTCCCACACTTGGTGTTTGAACCTCAATTTAATATATTTAGTTTGCCTGCAGACCCTAAAATACAAGAGGTCAATCAGGATTATGATGAAAACTTGAGCGGGTCAAATCTTGATCTTGTAAACTTATCTATTCCAGTTGAAAGAGAATCGGGTATTGAAGAACTGATAGGACTAGATTACAGTGCTTTTAAAAAAATAAGAGAAGTAGATTTAGGTTCAACTCTTGGTACCGTATGGCGAATGGAAAAGGATACACCTGTTGTTTCAGGTCATGACATATCAAGTTTTTTTCAAAAACGAAATGAAAATACGATTAAAATTATAAAAGACAAAAAAACAGGGAAAATAAAAAATATCTTTTCTTTTATGAACAAAAAGGGCTCCTTGAAATTAAATAAAGATCATTGTTATGAAATTGCTTTACAATTTTTGTTCAAGTTGTATCCCCAAGCGAGTGAGTACTTTGGAACCTTGTTATCAAAAAATGAAAATAGTAAACATGGTTTTATGTTCCATTTTAAAATGACTCATGAAGGGATACCCATACGTTCTGGAAATGTTGAATTATCTGTCAATCAATCTACGGGCACTGTTGATCATTACATGGGTCCTGATCTTGATCCGGAACAAGTAATTTCAGTAAATAAGTTACCAACGATAACAAGTTTACAAGCAAAAGAGATCGTAGAGTTAGAATTTGATGTTGAACTACAATGGGAAAGAGAAATTAAAAAGGATGAACATTATTATCAATTAGTGTACAAGCCCGTATTTCCAGCTCTTTCGGGAGAATTAGCTTTTATTGATTCACATAGTGGTGAATGCATATTAAAAAAATAG
- a CDS encoding CDGSH iron-sulfur domain-containing protein gives MSDVKVKVLDNGPLLVEGTIEVVDAEGNTFEKKGALCRCGLTANAPFCNGAHAGKFENAPRAK, from the coding sequence ATGTCAGATGTTAAAGTAAAAGTTTTAGACAATGGTCCTTTATTGGTAGAAGGTACAATTGAAGTTGTTGATGCAGAAGGAAATACGTTTGAGAAAAAAGGAGCACTTTGCAGATGCGGTTTAACAGCGAATGCACCATTTTGTAACGGAGCTCACGCAGGGAAATTTGAAAATGCGCCAAGAGCTAAATAA
- a CDS encoding GNAT family N-acetyltransferase: MVISNEIQIEKMDNITGEFDDLSELLVDVVNHGASIGFLSPLKKEESVEYWQEVLQSNIILLIAKSGGKVIGTVQVVCCTKENGNHRAEICKLMVHSEFRKNGVGRQLMKMAEEVAKENQISLIVLDTREGDSSNQLYISLGFLESGRIPNYAKSAGGELHSTVIYYKLL; this comes from the coding sequence ATGGTGATATCAAATGAAATACAAATTGAAAAAATGGATAATATCACTGGTGAATTTGATGATTTGTCAGAACTTTTAGTTGACGTTGTGAATCATGGTGCATCCATTGGATTTTTATCCCCATTAAAAAAAGAAGAGTCAGTAGAGTATTGGCAAGAAGTATTACAATCTAATATCATTTTATTAATAGCAAAATCGGGTGGGAAAGTAATAGGTACTGTTCAAGTTGTATGTTGTACAAAAGAAAATGGAAACCATCGAGCTGAAATATGCAAACTAATGGTTCATTCTGAATTTAGAAAAAATGGTGTGGGAAGACAACTTATGAAAATGGCTGAAGAGGTTGCTAAAGAAAACCAAATCTCATTAATTGTATTGGATACACGTGAGGGAGATTCTTCTAATCAACTCTATATTTCCTTGGGGTTTTTAGAGTCTGGACGGATTCCTAACTATGCAAAATCTGCTGGAGGAGAATTACATTCAACCGTTATTTATTACAAACTTTTATAG
- a CDS encoding YhgE/Pip family protein, translating to MTKSTKNEFLSILKNKKVLIPVLAVLFIPLLYSFMFLWTFWDPYSKMDQLPVAVVNLDEGSELNGEEINIGEDFIDELRENDSFKWEFISEEEAEQRLGNNELYMAVKIPSDFSSKATTIVEDEPMQAELIFVPNESYNFLSSQIGKTAIESIQTELSNKLTEAYAETVYENIVDLSDGLNTAADGATSITDGSLEISDGVSEVNMNLSDLANATIDLKTGMTSLVVGSKELRGGLNELKDNTTSFNNGMTQLEQGQKDLTIGLNQSLTGTKALEEVLDESSKAAIQLSEGATSLAQGLQQVVDLNPQLAKDPSIQMLLQSSEELALGIKKSSEGQKLITEEVDKLVNGQEELVGGMNLVSEKLTEAKNGVEQLDAGVLLLVEGSGKLDSGLTEMSSGINQFSDNSFLLADGSVQLEDGVNSLVGGSGELSTKLNEAATETSKIQGTESLYQMFASPIQIVEEKYTEVPNYGTGFTPYFLSLGLFVGCLLLTIVIPIREPALSPSSGFSWYFSKTVLVSFIVILQAIVAVSVLIYGLNVEVQSIPLFYMYSILTSLTYMSLIQFLVTVLHDAGRFVAIVLLILQLTTSAGTFPLELIPSSLQTISTWLPMTYSVTGFKEIISGGVNYSVIWQEAAIVQLSFISIFSVLTLIYFIYKYKKMKNGTVSNTELSV from the coding sequence ATGACAAAATCAACAAAGAATGAATTTTTATCAATTTTAAAAAATAAAAAAGTATTGATTCCCGTTTTGGCAGTACTATTTATCCCATTATTGTATAGTTTTATGTTTCTTTGGACCTTTTGGGATCCTTATTCAAAAATGGATCAACTGCCAGTTGCCGTAGTAAATTTAGACGAGGGTTCTGAGTTAAATGGAGAAGAAATAAATATCGGTGAAGACTTTATTGATGAACTTAGAGAAAATGATTCTTTTAAATGGGAATTTATTAGTGAGGAAGAGGCTGAGCAAAGATTAGGGAATAATGAGTTATATATGGCGGTAAAAATCCCTAGTGATTTTTCGTCAAAGGCAACAACCATTGTGGAAGATGAACCGATGCAAGCTGAGTTAATCTTTGTACCGAACGAAAGTTATAACTTTTTATCTTCTCAAATAGGGAAGACAGCAATTGAGAGCATTCAGACAGAGCTCTCTAATAAGTTAACGGAAGCCTATGCTGAGACTGTTTATGAAAATATTGTTGATCTGTCAGATGGTTTAAATACAGCCGCAGATGGAGCAACCTCTATCACAGACGGAAGTTTAGAAATTTCTGACGGTGTATCAGAAGTTAATATGAATTTATCTGATTTAGCGAATGCAACCATAGACTTGAAAACTGGCATGACAAGTTTAGTGGTTGGCTCCAAAGAGTTAAGGGGTGGGTTAAACGAATTAAAAGATAATACTACCTCCTTCAATAATGGAATGACTCAACTTGAACAAGGACAGAAGGATCTTACAATTGGATTAAATCAATCCTTAACAGGTACGAAAGCATTAGAGGAAGTTTTAGATGAGTCCTCTAAGGCTGCAATTCAATTATCGGAGGGAGCAACTAGCTTAGCGCAAGGGTTGCAGCAGGTTGTAGATTTGAATCCACAGCTAGCAAAGGATCCATCTATACAGATGTTATTACAATCAAGTGAAGAGTTAGCTCTTGGGATAAAGAAATCCTCGGAAGGGCAAAAGTTAATTACAGAAGAAGTTGATAAATTAGTAAATGGACAGGAAGAATTAGTTGGTGGCATGAATCTTGTATCTGAAAAACTAACAGAAGCAAAAAATGGTGTGGAGCAATTAGATGCAGGGGTGTTGCTCTTAGTTGAAGGTAGTGGAAAATTAGATAGTGGATTAACTGAAATGTCCAGCGGAATCAATCAATTTTCAGATAACAGTTTTCTATTAGCGGATGGATCAGTGCAACTCGAAGATGGTGTGAATTCACTCGTTGGTGGTAGTGGTGAACTATCCACGAAATTAAATGAAGCCGCAACTGAAACTTCTAAAATACAGGGAACTGAAAGCTTGTATCAAATGTTTGCAAGTCCAATTCAAATTGTAGAGGAAAAGTATACTGAAGTTCCGAATTATGGGACTGGATTTACACCTTATTTCTTATCCCTAGGATTGTTTGTTGGGTGTTTATTACTTACAATTGTTATCCCTATTCGTGAACCAGCTTTATCACCATCTTCAGGTTTTAGTTGGTACTTTAGCAAAACGGTTCTTGTATCATTTATAGTCATTTTACAAGCAATCGTAGCTGTATCCGTTCTAATATATGGTTTGAATGTGGAAGTGCAGAGTATACCTTTATTTTATATGTATAGTATATTAACAAGTTTGACTTACATGTCACTTATACAATTTTTAGTTACGGTATTACATGATGCTGGTCGATTTGTAGCTATTGTTTTATTAATATTACAATTAACCACAAGTGCTGGAACATTCCCATTAGAATTAATTCCAAGTTCACTACAAACAATAAGTACTTGGTTGCCTATGACTTATTCAGTTACTGGGTTTAAAGAAATTATTTCAGGTGGGGTTAATTATTCAGTGATATGGCAGGAAGCTGCAATTGTACAACTTAGCTTCATTAGTATATTCAGTGTGTTAACGCTGATTTATTTCATCTATAAATACAAAAAAATGAAAAATGGAACAGTAAGTAATACAGAATTATCTGTTTAA
- a CDS encoding TetR family transcriptional regulator has product MSIEKKKQILDAASKSFSVFGYKATTMDQIAKIAGVAKGTIYTLFTNKEELFNEILTQLIDEMSIVAQKSIRSDISFFENLHTVLYNMLDFRRSHELTIKLSFEIREMGTPAAKEAMKKMENVMLAFIKKQVERAVENGEMKECDPEITAFVILKLYVTFISDWEKRHEPLTNEEISKLFQLYLVEGLQN; this is encoded by the coding sequence GTGAGTATAGAAAAAAAGAAGCAGATTTTGGATGCTGCAAGCAAATCATTTTCAGTATTTGGATATAAAGCGACAACGATGGATCAAATCGCAAAAATTGCTGGTGTAGCTAAAGGAACTATTTATACTTTATTTACAAATAAAGAGGAATTATTTAATGAAATTCTAACACAATTAATAGATGAAATGAGCATTGTTGCGCAAAAATCAATAAGGTCAGATATTTCATTTTTTGAAAACCTGCATACCGTTTTGTACAATATGTTAGATTTTCGGAGATCTCACGAACTTACGATAAAGCTATCTTTTGAAATTAGAGAAATGGGCACACCTGCTGCTAAGGAAGCTATGAAAAAGATGGAAAACGTGATGTTAGCTTTCATTAAAAAGCAAGTAGAACGTGCTGTGGAAAATGGTGAAATGAAGGAATGTGATCCTGAAATTACCGCTTTCGTGATTTTAAAATTGTATGTTACGTTTATATCTGATTGGGAAAAGAGACACGAGCCGTTAACAAATGAAGAAATATCAAAGTTGTTTCAGTTATATTTAGTTGAAGGTTTGCAAAATTAA